The DNA region GGATGATGTGATGGCCGCCTCGGACTCGTTGGCGGAGGCGTACAAGAAGGCCCGGGCTCGTCTAGCCAAGGGGGCTCAGATGAAGGATGAGGCCCTGCAGGCGGAGGCCTACGAGGAGGCCTCCCGGCTAATGAAGCTTAAGGGAAGTTTCGAGGAGAGGGAGCGGAACCTGAGGCGCCGGCGGGATCAGCTGGAGAGGGACAAGGCCAGGCTCGAGAGAATGCTGTTCAAGACCGATGAGACCATGTGGAAGCTGAAGCTGGCGCTGGCGGTAATAAGGGAAAACGCCGGTTCCCCCAAGCTCAATCCATCGGAGGCCAGCTACAGGGATCTGGCCATGGCCCTGAGGCTGGTGGAGCAGGAGAGCCTCCGGCTGGCCAGGGACGTTCACGACGGGCCGGCCCAGCACTGCTCCGGTGCGCTCCTAATATTGGACAAGCTCGAGTCCTGCGTGGCCGGGGGTGATGCGCCAGGCGCCATGAGGGAGATAGAGTGCCTTCGGGAGCAGATGCGGGATGCGGTTTTGGACTTCAGGAACTTCCTTTGGCGCCTCAAGCCTTCAGGGTTGGACCTAGGGCTGGAGCACGGGCTAAAGGTCCTGGCCCAGGTTATATCCGAAAGGTACAAGGTAAAAGTGGACGTGGTGGTTAAGGGAGGGGCCGACTGTCTCAACGGTCCGGGCAGGGCCAATGCTTACCGGGTGATCCAGGAAGCGGTGACCAACGGCATCCGTCACGGGGGCGCCAGGAACGTTAAGATCCTGGCGTCCTTTGGGGACGCGGCCGCCACGTTCAAGGTCCAGGACGATGGCAGGGGCTTCGACCCCGAGGAGGCCAGGGCGGAGGCCCATAGGAGGGGTTCCTTCGGCCTCGTCAACATGGAGGAGCGGGTGCGGTTGTTGGGAGGCACCCTGAGGATAGATAGCGCCCCCGGCAAGGGGGCGGCGGTAGTATTCAGCATACCCCTTGGGAGGTTGGACCATGAGGAAGATACGGATAGTTCTGGCGGATGACCATAGGCTTTTCCGGGATGGTCTGCGCCGCCTCCTCGAGATGGAGAAGGACA from Thermanaerovibrio acidaminovorans DSM 6589 includes:
- a CDS encoding sensor histidine kinase, which produces MEKDGWIKKIDETIDVAAKSLDSSIETVLDIKDEIRTSVKEKQREIEELRRELDDVMAASDSLAEAYKKARARLAKGAQMKDEALQAEAYEEASRLMKLKGSFEERERNLRRRRDQLERDKARLERMLFKTDETMWKLKLALAVIRENAGSPKLNPSEASYRDLAMALRLVEQESLRLARDVHDGPAQHCSGALLILDKLESCVAGGDAPGAMREIECLREQMRDAVLDFRNFLWRLKPSGLDLGLEHGLKVLAQVISERYKVKVDVVVKGGADCLNGPGRANAYRVIQEAVTNGIRHGGARNVKILASFGDAAATFKVQDDGRGFDPEEARAEAHRRGSFGLVNMEERVRLLGGTLRIDSAPGKGAAVVFSIPLGRLDHEEDTDSSGG